A window from Argopecten irradians isolate NY chromosome 3, Ai_NY, whole genome shotgun sequence encodes these proteins:
- the LOC138317236 gene encoding uncharacterized protein gives MVWLRYNVCVSSHKGIMNFQFILKLIFEMGLKQNEIVALFDGMGFSISERHLRRFLSELNLKRRGPYSSSVVVTDFIRSELQSSGKLHGYRWMHQKLLNNGLKVRKEDVRKVLQIMDPAGCVFRRRRRLYRRTYFAAGPHFTWHIDGYDKIKQFGFAISGCIDGFSRKLILLNVYHTNNDPRVIGGYFVEAMEEYCGMSQLVRTDAGTENVRVREILESVQATHGEKSEFITGSSHSNQRIECFWGHLRKQCMEYWICLFHKLQDTGSYNGDFLDKNLMQFCFMAIIQDELDATFQTWNSHQIRTSGRGLPAGRPNVMMNAPYLYSCRSFLKNVEQRQIQMCRNLCEFRKKYTM, from the exons ATGGTATGGCTTCGTTACAACGTGTGTGTAAGCTCGCATAAAGGCATCATGAACTTCCAATTCATCCTCAAGCTCATTTTCGAAATGGGCTTGAAACAAAACGAAATCGTGGCGCTCTTTGATGGTATGGGGTTTTCGATATCAGAAAGACATTTGAGGCGCTTTTTATCCGAATTAAACCTAAAGAGAAGGGGACCCTATTCGAGTAGTGTTGTTGTCACAGATTTCATTCGTTCGGAATTGCAATCATCTGGTAAACTACACGGTTATCGATGGATGCATCAAAAACTACTAAACAACGGTTTAAAAGTTCGGAAGGAGGATGTGCGAAAAGTGTTACAGATTATGGACCCGGCAGGCTGTGTGTTCAG GAGACGTAGACGGCTTTACAGACGTACTTACTTCGCAGCAGGACCGCATTTTACATGGCACATTGATGGATACgataaaattaaacaatttggATTCGCTATTAGTGGCTGTATTGACGGTTTTTCAAGgaaattgattttgttaaaCGTATACCACACTAACAATGATCCACGAGTAATAGGAGGATATTTTGTGGAAGCCATGGAAGAGTATTGTGGAATGTCACAATTAGTGAGAACTGATGCTGGTACAGAAAATGTTAGAGTCAGAGAAATTTTGGAATCCGTCCAAGCAACCCACGGAGAAAAGTCTGAGTTCATTACAGGATCCAGTCATTCCAATCAAAGGATTGAATGCTTCTGGGGACATTTACGTAAACAATGTATGGAATACTGGATATGTCTCTTTCATAAATTACAAGACACTGGATCATACAATGGTGACTTCCTTGACAAGAACTTGATGCAGTTTTGTTTCATGGCAATCATTCAG GATGAATTGGATGCTACATTCCAAACGTGGAATAGCCATCAAATTCGGACAAGTGGAAGGGGACTTCCTGCTGGCAGACCAAATGTCATGATGAATGCGCCTTATCTGTACAGCTGTAGGTCCTTCCTGAAGAACGTGGAACAAAGACAGATCCAAATGTGTCGGAATTTGTGCgagttcagaaaaaaatataccatGTGA